From one Lolium rigidum isolate FL_2022 chromosome 4, APGP_CSIRO_Lrig_0.1, whole genome shotgun sequence genomic stretch:
- the LOC124648135 gene encoding putative disease resistance protein RGA1, whose product MAELGGMLAAAILKVVGDQISSAIGGQITLQKNFDEDLKKMKMALESVDAVLEDAERRSITDKSTCLWLKRLKDVMYVISDMIDEFEADTQAITQPSTRKLSFKKYLAIMIPCLTIGPKITMANRMEKMRKDLEVITDQHNKFKLTEGTSANEPKVTDIRETSSIIETQIVGRTDDKVEILATLCESMTEDIIILPIYGIGGLGKTTLAKMVYNSSQFKEYSQVWVYVSQTFDLKNIGNSIITQLSEKEKESEYTEIQMIHKSLQKLLAGKKILIVLDDLWEGEDFHLESLTDMLRVGKDSNVVVIVTTRDEGIARKISTIRPYKIKALTDDMCWSIIKQKSAFESRGGKEHTEKTGMAIAMKCGGVALAAKSIGHTLQYINFNEWESLRDSNIWTVSSLKDTSCTQVIASLKLSYSIMPSYLKLCFAYCAIFPKGHKIVKDHLIHQWVSLGFSTWQLGERCIRQLLGFSFLEHSNSQLNIELYEEDITLFTMHDLVHDLARTAMDNEILVISKGDKAQGSCYHYALLDDCSKPLVSELSKIRALRFMKLPDSIGVLKQLRYLNAPRVQHTTIPDSITKLSKLIYLDIHGSTTIMELPESIGDNEGLAYLNLSGCSGLAKLPESSRRLQKLVHLDLSNCSCVGGISALLGNLTKLQYLNLSHCQKIGKMPEALGVLSKLEYLNLSFSSYLESCQEAEVLGALNKLNYLNLSSKHCGLRKLPEALGTFIQLKYLNLSGCERMSELPWSFPSLKNLVHLDLSECCSIRCLDEALAGLSNLQHLNLQATRIMLLPENVTKLRYLNVSGMIYMNQDTMDSIINYICSNISNLEHLDLSNNKMSTIPESICNLGKLHTLNLAQCVLLEKIPGSIGTMDSLKFLDINGCRKIIKAPQVGSSAISLPHFVVQPADDGHSSSNLVLLQHMDPMVLNLSKLENVKSIEEAQRINLIGKKNLKCLKLEWTPNAERFVDHKILMENLVPPSTLEWLEICGYSSVSFPAWLVLDRLPNLEHLVLRCMANLDEWTTSHSSGEQHVLAELEINDCPMLRIKPLPPKARRWVISKSDNVLSSWEECTGPDTNASSSFSQVPNELSVENCNVPLHQWRLLQYLPSLTWLHINCSVDLTSSPKVIQHLSSLKTLKLRDKFLEELPKWLNEIIWQLTRLGLIDCKNMASLPHWLGELTSLKELDLKGCSVLCSLPESIQQLTNLQTLTIVDCPELNHLGQRVCILPSSLKALEIGYCNGIKCLPEGMEQLTNLLCLYIYDCPDLKQWCELEENMMKLAHIIEKRIMALEAPVSAATADALGLEMHGMQAKATVHTTPELVDEFEPDTPISGCQHSSPGRGMAMPPIEQVVLSAWARRDAPTMSHVVGAVDASPPRELLHLEVAKVVALEVVACREGLALAADLNLQKLQVSSDYLEVIGKYSPAFDSPLSTLAKSASKKGCPLQPSRPPLPRLLPGSSKDVILLSVCIRDGRCCVLVVGCYEEAEALTEGEGNEKDLQINISGFNETKAVLDATTDAPASTAEPDGLPKKLEVLAERIRVTKRFH is encoded by the exons ATGGCAGAGCTTGGTGGCATGCTTGCCGCTGCCATCCTGAAGGTGGTGGGCGACCAGATCAGTTCAGCGATCGGAGGTCAGATCACCCTGCAGAAGAACTTCGATGAGGacctgaagaagatgaagatggcgCTCGAGTCTGTCGATGCCGTCCTCGAGGATGCCGAGAGGCGGTCCATCACGGATAAATCAACGTGTCTTTGGTTGAAGCGGCTTAAAGACGTCATGTATGTCATCTCCGACATGATTGATGAGTTTGAGGCAGATACACAAGCCATCACCCAGCCATCCACGCGGAAG CTCTCCTTCAAAAAATATTTGGCAATTATGATTCCCTGTCTCACAATTGGTCCGAAGATTACAATGGCCAATAGGATGGAGAAGATGAGGAAGGATCTAGAGGTGATAACAGATCAACACAACAAGTTTAAATTGACAGAAGGTACTAGTGCCAATGAGCCGAAGGTTACTGATATAAGAGAAACATCCTCAATCATCGAGACACAAATTGTTGGGAGGACCGATGATAAAGTTGAAATATTGGCTACTTTATGTGAGAGCATGACAGAAGATATCATAATTCTTCCTATATATGGCATTGGAGGGCTTGGCAAGACCACCTTGGCAAAAATGGTATATAATAGTTCCCAGTTCAAAGAATACTCTCAGGTGTGGGTTTATGTGTCTCAGACATTTGATTTGAAGAATATTGGAAATTCTATAATAACACAACTGTCAGAGAAAGAGAAGGAGAGTGAGTACACTGAAATTCAGATGATACACAAATCCCTTCAAAAGCTTCTTGCTGGTAAGAAGATTCTTATTGTATTAGATGATCTCTGGGAGGGTGAGGATTTTCATCTGGAAAGCCTGACCGATATGCTAAGGGTTGGGAAGGACAGTAATGTGGTTGTTATAGTAACCACACGCGATGAAGGCATAGCAAGAAAAATTTCTACCATCCGACCATACAAAATAAAAGCTTTGACCGATGACATGTGCTGGTCTATAATAAAGCAAAAGAGTGCATTTGAATCTAGAGGTGGCAAAGAACACACAGAGAAGACAGGGATGGCTATTGCAATGAAGTGTGGTGGTGTGGCTTTAGCAGCTAAATCAATCGGACACACGCTGCAATATATAAATTTTAATGAGTGGGAATCCTTGAGGGATAGCAATATATGGACTGTATCTTCTTTGAAAGATACATCTTGTACACAAGTGATTGCATCTTTGAAATTAAGCTATAGTATTATGCCATCGTATTTGAAGctatgctttgcctattgtgcaaTATTTCCTAAAGGTCACAAGATAGTTAAAGATCACCTTATTCACCAGTGGGTTTCTCTTGGTTTCTCTACTTGGCAACTTGGCGAGAGATGCATTCGTCAGCTGCTGGGATTCTCTTTCCTGGAACATTCAAATTCACAGTTG AATatcgagttatatgaggaagataTTACATTGTTCACCATGCATGACTTGGTGCACGATTTAGCAAGGACAGCCATGGACAATGAAATTCTTGTCATTAGCAAAGGCGATAAAGCCCAGGGAAGCTGCTATCACTATGCATTACTCGATGATTGTAGCAAGCCATTGGTCTCGGAGTTATCCAAGATAAGGGCACTCCGTTTTATGAA GTTGCCAGATTCTATTGGTGTACTCAAGCAGTTGAGGTATCTTAACGCTCCGAGAGTCCAACATACAACGATTCCAGATAGTATCACCAAGCTCTCAAAATTAATTTATCTTGACATTCATGGATCTACTACAATTATGGAGCTACCGGAGTCAATTGGAGATAATGAAGGTCTGGCGTATCTTAATTTGTCAGGTTGTTCAGGACTTGCAAAACTGCCAGAATCATCCAGGAGGCTACAAAAATTGGTGCATTTGGATCTGTCAAATTGCTCTTGTGTTGGAGGTATATCAGCACTCTTGGGGAACCTCACAAAACTCCAGTATTTAAACTTATCTCACTGCCAAAAAATTGGGAAGATGCCGGAAGCTCTTGGCGTCCTATCCAAGCTAGAGTACTTGAACTTATCATTCAGCTCATATCTTGAAAGTTGCCAGGAAGCAGAAGTTTTGGGCGCCCTGAACAAACTTAATTATTTGAACTTATCTTCAAAGCACTGTGGTCTTCGAAAGCTCCCCGAAGCTTTGGGCACATTCATTCAACTCAAGTACTTAAACTTGTCAGGTTGTGAGAGAATGTCAGAATTGCCGTGGTCATTTCCGAGTCTAAAAAATCTGGTGCATCTTGATCTATCAGAATGTTGTAGTATTCGTTGTCTAGATGAAGCTTTGGCTGGCCTTTCCAATCTGCAACATTTGAATTTACAGGCTACACGTATCATGTTGTTGCCAGAAAATGTGACCAAACTCCGGTATTTGAATGTGTCTGGGATGATTTATATGAATCAAGATACCATGGACAGTATCATCAACTATATATGCAGTAATATTTCCAatctggagcatttggacttGTCTAATAATAAGATGAGCACTATACCTGAAAGTATTTGTAACCTGGGAAAACTGCATACATTGAACCTCGCACAATGTGTTTTACTTGAAAAGATACCAGGTAGTATAGGTACAATGGATAGTTTGAAGTTTCTTGATATAAATGGTTGTCGGAAAATCATCAAAGCCCCTCAAGTTGGTAGTAGTGCAATATCGTTACCACACTTTGTGGTCCAGCCTGCTGATGATGGTCACTCTAGTAGCAACCTCGTCCTACTACAACACATGGATCCTATGGTGCTCAATTTGTCTAAACTTGAAAATGTGAAGTCCATAGAAGAGGCACAACGAATAAATTTGATAGGGAAGAAAAATCTTAAGTGCTTGAAACTAGAGTGGACTCCAAATGCCGAGAGGTTTGTGGATCACAAAATTTTGATGGAAAATCTGGTGCCACCGAGCACATTGGAGTGGTTGGAGATATGTGGTTACAGCAGTGTCAGCTTTCCAGCTTGGCTAGTACTGGACCGATTGCCAAACCTTGAGCATCTGGTTCTCAGATGCATGGCAAACCTGGACGAGTGGACCACGTCACACTCCAGTGGCGAGCAGCACGTGCTTGCAGAGTTGGAAATTAATGATTGCCCCATGTTAAGGATTAAACCGCTTCCACCTAAAGCTAGAAGGTGGGTGATATCAAAGAGTGATAATGTGCTATCATCATGGGAAGAGTGTACTGGACCAGACACCAATGCCTCCTCCTCTTTTTCGCAGGTACCTAATGAGCTGTCAGTTGAAAACTGCAACGTACCTTTGCATCAGTGGAGGTTGCTTCAATACTTACCTAGCCTCACTTGGTTGCATATTAATTGCTCAGTTGATCTGACCAGCTCACCAAAGGTCATCCAACATCTCTCCTCTCTGAAGACTCTAAAGCTACGAGACAAATTCTTGGAAGAGCTGCCAAAATGGCTGAACGAAATCATCTGGCAACTCACAAGGCTAGGACTGATCGATTGCAAAAACATGGCATCACTGCCGCACTGGTTAGGAGAATTAACCTCCCTCAAAGAACTTGACCTGAAGGGCTGTTCTGTCTTGTGTTCTTTGCCAGAAAGTATACAGCAACTAACCAATCTCCAAACACTAACAATTGTTGACTGCCCTGAATTAAATCACTTGGGTCAAAGGGTATGTATCCTACCCAGCTCTCTCAAGGCTCTTGAAATCGGGTACTGTAACGGTATCAAGTGTTTGCCTGAGGGCATGGAACAACTCACTAACCTCCTTTGCCTGTATATATATGATTGCCCTGACCTAAAGCAGTGGTGCGAATTAGAGGAGAACATGATGAAGTTGGCTCACATAATAGAGAAG AGG ATTATGGCTCTCGAGGCTCCCGTGTCAGCTGCAACTGCTGATGCCCTAGGTCTGGAGATGCACGGCATGCAGGCCAAGGCCACGGTGCACACGACACCCGAGCTGGTTGACGAATTCGAGCCCGACACTCCGATTTCAGGTTGCCAACATTCCTCTCCTGGAAGAGGTATGGCCATGCCGCCCATCGAGCAGGTCGTTCTCTCAGCGTGGGCCAGGCGGGATGCGCCGACCATGAGCCATGTTGTTGGGGCGGTGGATGCCAGCCCACCAAGGGAGCTGCTCCACCTGGAGGTCGCAA AAGTTGTGGCCTTAGAAGTTGTGGCCTGCCGAGAGGGTCTGGCTCTAGCTGCTGATCTCAATCTTCAGAAACTGCAAGTATCGTCAGACTACCTTGAGGTCATTGGCAAGTACTCCCCTGCCTTCGACAGCCCCCTCTCCACCCTGGCTAAGTCCGCTAGCAAGAAGGGGTGCCCGCTCCAGCCAAGCCGCCCGCCCCTGCCCAGATTGTTGCCTGGGTCCAGTAAAGATGTTATTCTGTTGTCAGTTTGTATCAG AGATGGGAGGTGCTGCGTCCTGGTTGTTGGCTGCTATGAGGAAGCGGAGGCGCTCACAGAGGGCGAGGGCAACGAAAAAGACCTTCAG